The Paenibacillus sophorae genome has a segment encoding these proteins:
- a CDS encoding glycosyltransferase: MKKLLIASYDMEVGGVERSLAGMLNHFDYQSYAVDLMLYRHTGEFMELLPSAATLLPEQPPYSTFRKSIYEVFRSGHLLIGLGRLLSRLHASAVGKRKGLKELGYCQMQLMWKYNLPFLPRLDQEYDAAISYLWPHYFVADKVSARTKIAWIHTDYSTVETNVGMDLKMWDKFDRIVAVSEACKESFLAKYGSLESKVIVIENMTSPEFIRSMAVKESAGEMARDNRFKLVTVARLSHAKGIDNAVRALKLLKDRGYDDIAWYVVGYGGDVDLVRELIAESGLQDQFILLGKQINPYPYIHCGDLYVQPSRYEGKAVTVTEAKILGKPVLITDYTTSRSQVTDGVDGRITALSVEGIADGIEELYLRPGERVKLADHCRRTDYGNSLELEKLYRCMDETDAKEGVLSAV, translated from the coding sequence ATGAAGAAGCTGCTAATCGCCTCATATGATATGGAAGTTGGCGGAGTGGAACGCAGTCTGGCGGGCATGCTTAACCATTTTGACTACCAGTCCTATGCCGTTGACCTCATGCTGTATCGTCACACTGGAGAATTTATGGAACTGCTGCCGTCAGCGGCAACGCTTCTTCCCGAGCAGCCGCCCTATTCGACGTTCCGCAAGTCTATATATGAAGTCTTCCGCAGCGGACACTTACTGATCGGACTGGGACGGCTCTTGTCCAGACTGCATGCTTCAGCGGTGGGGAAAAGGAAAGGACTCAAGGAGTTAGGGTACTGCCAAATGCAGTTGATGTGGAAATACAATCTTCCGTTTCTTCCCCGTCTGGACCAGGAATATGATGCCGCCATCAGCTACTTGTGGCCGCATTATTTTGTCGCTGACAAAGTGTCGGCAAGAACCAAAATCGCCTGGATTCATACGGATTACTCCACGGTTGAAACGAATGTGGGCATGGATTTGAAGATGTGGGACAAGTTCGACCGTATTGTGGCCGTATCTGAAGCCTGTAAGGAGTCTTTTTTAGCGAAATACGGGAGTCTTGAAAGCAAGGTGATCGTCATCGAGAATATGACCTCGCCGGAATTTATCCGATCCATGGCCGTAAAAGAATCCGCCGGCGAAATGGCGCGGGACAACCGTTTCAAGCTTGTCACGGTGGCGAGATTGTCGCATGCCAAAGGTATCGACAACGCGGTCAGAGCCCTCAAGCTGCTAAAGGACCGGGGATATGACGACATCGCCTGGTATGTGGTCGGCTACGGCGGAGATGTGGATTTGGTCCGGGAACTGATCGCTGAGTCCGGCCTTCAGGACCAATTTATTCTCCTGGGCAAGCAGATCAATCCTTATCCGTATATCCACTGCGGGGATCTGTACGTTCAGCCCTCGCGTTATGAGGGGAAGGCGGTTACGGTTACGGAAGCCAAGATTCTCGGGAAGCCGGTGCTGATTACCGATTATACGACGTCCCGCAGTCAGGTGACGGACGGAGTTGACGGCAGGATCACCGCCTTGTCGGTGGAGGGAATCGCGGATGGCATAGAGGAGCTTTACCTCCGGCCTGGCGAGCGTGTGAAGCTGGCCGATCACTGCCGGCGAACCGATTACGGCAATAGCCTTGAACTGGAGAAGCTGTACCGCTGTATGGACGAGACCGATGCGAAGGAGGGTGTTCTTAGTGCGGTATAA
- a CDS encoding glycosyltransferase — protein MRYNVSVIIPVFNAEPYLAECIRSLQAQTLTECEFIFVNDGSVDGSRAIIEAAMRDDSRIRLINQENQGVSMARNRGLAEATGEYVGFVDADDYIDSDMYSTLYGLAALEGCDAAVSNLESEIDGRPVVTRYPFDQGRLLDREFIRTEILPRFLKGDDLNTSVNKIYKRSVISEHSLQFPEKVALGEDALFNIHFFARASSMRYIDYTGYHYREVQGSATRNILEKDYFGQALRIYHTEPPGIYREILPELLIKRLKAIRFIKTAMACIYIYLKPSKTVKFRQRYRYISQLINNPHVREALPVYCETEFGQLGRFEKATIMMIRTRLTLGLVGIAAYSRLRNA, from the coding sequence GTGCGGTATAATGTCAGCGTTATTATTCCGGTATTTAACGCGGAGCCTTATCTTGCCGAGTGCATCCGGTCCCTTCAAGCCCAGACACTTACGGAGTGCGAGTTTATCTTTGTTAACGACGGCTCTGTGGATGGCAGCCGGGCGATCATCGAAGCCGCGATGAGGGATGACTCGCGTATCCGGCTGATTAACCAGGAGAATCAGGGAGTAAGCATGGCGCGAAACCGGGGTCTGGCGGAAGCCACCGGGGAATATGTCGGGTTCGTGGATGCTGATGACTACATCGACAGCGATATGTACAGCACGCTGTACGGTCTAGCGGCGCTTGAGGGCTGCGATGCCGCGGTCTCCAATCTGGAGAGCGAGATTGACGGGCGGCCGGTCGTGACCCGCTATCCTTTTGACCAAGGAAGGCTGCTGGACAGGGAGTTCATTCGGACGGAAATCCTGCCTCGTTTTTTGAAGGGTGATGACCTCAATACGTCTGTCAATAAAATTTACAAGCGAAGCGTCATTTCGGAGCATTCACTCCAGTTTCCGGAAAAGGTTGCCCTGGGCGAGGATGCGCTGTTCAATATTCACTTTTTTGCCCGGGCATCCTCGATGAGATATATCGATTACACGGGTTATCACTATAGAGAGGTGCAGGGGAGCGCCACAAGAAATATTCTGGAAAAAGATTATTTCGGCCAGGCACTCCGGATTTATCATACGGAACCGCCGGGAATCTACAGAGAGATCCTGCCCGAGCTTCTCATTAAGCGTTTGAAAGCCATCCGCTTTATCAAGACGGCCATGGCCTGCATTTATATTTATTTGAAGCCTTCCAAGACGGTGAAATTCCGGCAAAGGTATCGCTACATAAGCCAATTAATCAACAACCCTCACGTAAGGGAGGCGCTGCCCGTGTATTGCGAGACGGAATTTGGACAGCTGGGCAGGTTCGAGAAGGCGACCATAATGATGATCCGTACCAGATTGACACTGGGCCTCGTAGGCATAGCCGCTTACAGCAGGCTGAGAAACGCCTAA
- a CDS encoding acetyltransferase, with product MKNIVVFGAGGHAKAVIDAIEREGRYRIFGLLDSYKAAGSEIYGYRVLGNEHIIADHREEIHGCIVAIGDNWTRALVAARIASLYPGLSFVTAVHPGAWIARGAELGQGTVVMAGAVVNSDTVIGEHCVLYPKASVDHDSKIGDYVTLAPGATTGGNVTIGEYSVLSLGANVIHSVSVGEHTVIGAGATVLSDIGGYAVAYGTPAVIARSRTVGESYL from the coding sequence TTGAAAAACATCGTTGTATTCGGCGCGGGGGGACATGCCAAAGCGGTAATCGACGCCATTGAGCGGGAAGGACGATACCGAATCTTCGGGCTGCTCGACAGCTACAAAGCTGCCGGCTCCGAAATTTACGGATATCGGGTTCTCGGAAACGAACACATTATCGCTGATCATCGGGAGGAAATTCACGGGTGCATCGTCGCCATCGGGGACAATTGGACCCGGGCTCTTGTCGCCGCCCGCATCGCCTCCCTCTACCCGGGCCTCTCCTTCGTAACGGCTGTCCATCCGGGGGCCTGGATCGCCAGGGGAGCGGAGCTCGGTCAAGGTACGGTCGTGATGGCGGGGGCTGTCGTGAACAGCGATACCGTAATCGGAGAACACTGCGTGTTATATCCGAAGGCTTCGGTCGACCATGACAGCAAGATCGGGGACTATGTCACACTGGCTCCGGGCGCTACGACGGGCGGAAACGTGACGATCGGCGAATACAGCGTTCTCTCCCTGGGAGCGAACGTCATACACTCCGTCAGCGTAGGAGAGCATACCGTAATTGGGGCGGGGGCAACCGTTCTTTCCGATATTGGCGGCTACGCCGTAGCTTATGGGACACCCGCCGTCATCGCAAGATCTCGCACAGTTGGCGAATCGTATCTGTAG
- a CDS encoding nucleotidyltransferase domain-containing protein, translating to MRNPFALKTEVLSTEMRLLLALLAAEKGEDLPVRHPELFRGMDWEAFIELAMHHRVYPNLYPKLKNLGEDVVPAGVISCLYNYYSRNTFQMLHLSGEMEFIGGELDRKNIRALFLKGPVIAKDLYGDISLRTSCDLDLLIPLTELAGAESLLAGLGYVKDDYIHTVLNDWKWRHHHTTFTHPKKGIKVELHWRLNPAPSREPDFEELWGRRRISDLTRQPISYLGQEDLFLFLVSHGARHGWSRLRWLVDIKQLLLQQPDAGKLTALLRKYHYYHVGGQALTLAGGLLDAEIADGLRNMECAPKSRAMAQQAMFYLERMINLHSIPVPDDVASYHKRHQFALLAPIQKFKFILSFLFPYPEDAETLPLPKNLHFLYFPLRPFLWAWRKTVGVQK from the coding sequence ATGAGAAATCCATTTGCTCTGAAGACGGAAGTCCTGTCAACCGAAATGCGTCTTCTTCTGGCGCTTCTTGCCGCGGAGAAGGGGGAGGATTTGCCTGTCCGCCATCCGGAGCTGTTCCGCGGGATGGACTGGGAAGCGTTTATCGAGCTGGCTATGCATCACCGCGTGTACCCTAATCTTTATCCCAAGCTGAAAAATCTGGGGGAGGACGTGGTGCCGGCTGGAGTAATCAGCTGTCTTTATAACTACTACAGCCGAAATACGTTTCAGATGCTTCATTTGAGCGGTGAAATGGAGTTTATTGGAGGAGAGCTGGACCGAAAGAATATCCGCGCGCTCTTTCTGAAAGGGCCGGTCATTGCCAAGGATCTCTATGGGGATATATCCCTGCGAACCTCCTGTGATCTCGATCTCTTGATCCCGCTAACCGAACTGGCCGGGGCGGAGTCCTTGCTGGCCGGTCTGGGTTATGTTAAGGACGATTATATTCATACCGTTCTTAACGATTGGAAGTGGAGGCATCACCATACGACCTTTACCCATCCGAAAAAGGGGATCAAAGTGGAGCTACACTGGAGGCTTAATCCCGCTCCTTCCAGAGAACCTGACTTTGAAGAACTATGGGGCCGCAGGCGGATTAGCGATCTGACCCGGCAGCCGATCTCCTATTTGGGGCAGGAGGATCTGTTCCTGTTTCTCGTCTCCCACGGGGCGCGGCACGGATGGTCGAGGCTGCGGTGGCTGGTGGATATTAAACAGCTATTACTTCAGCAGCCGGATGCCGGAAAATTGACCGCTCTGCTGCGTAAATATCATTACTACCATGTCGGCGGGCAGGCGTTGACGCTGGCCGGCGGACTGCTGGACGCCGAAATTGCCGACGGGCTCCGTAACATGGAGTGTGCCCCGAAGTCGCGGGCAATGGCGCAGCAAGCGATGTTCTACTTGGAACGGATGATCAATCTGCATTCCATCCCTGTTCCGGATGATGTAGCTTCCTATCATAAGCGGCATCAATTTGCGCTGCTTGCGCCGATTCAGAAGTTCAAGTTCATCCTGAGCTTTCTGTTTCCCTATCCGGAGGATGCGGAAACGCTGCCTCTGCCCAAAAATCTACATTTTCTATATTTCCCCCTGCGGCCCTTTTTGTGGGCTTGGAGAAAAACGGTAGGTGTGCAGAAATGA